Proteins encoded by one window of Channa argus isolate prfri chromosome 13, Channa argus male v1.0, whole genome shotgun sequence:
- the edn3b gene encoding endothelin-3b isoform X1, whose translation MDIQATVNGLLLDAGERIFYSVVTYDVLDKSEVNSGRPSDSSSVSADLHLYEATEAKSRPKRCTCYSYKDKECVYYCHLDIIWINTPERTVPYGMSSYRGLQRGRRAVGGQPVACDGGKTQRCICVELDADPECRDFCLSSALQTVPVRSLHKVIRPG comes from the exons ATGGACATCCAGGCCACCGTCAATGGATTGTTACTCGATGCCGGTGAAAGAATATTTTACA GTGTCGTGACGTACGATGTCTTGGACAAATCAGAGGTCAACTCTGGACGTCCCTCTGACTCCAGCAGCGTCTCCGCGGATTTACATCTGTATGAGGCAACGGAGGCAAAGTCTAGACCCAAGCGCTGCACCTGTTATTCCTACAAGGATAAAGAGTGCGTCTACTATTGCCACCTGGATATCATTTGGATCAACACCCCCGA ACGCACAGTGCCCTATGGAATGTCAAGCTACAGAGGCCTTCAGCGAGGCAGACGTGCGGTTGGTGGACAACCAGTGGCATGTGATGGGGGAAAGACTCAGCGCTGCATTTGTGTTGAGCTTGACGCAGATCCTGAATGCCGTGACTTTTGTCTGTCAAG tGCCCTGCAGACAGTGCCTGTCAGGAGCCTCCACAAAGTTATTCGCCCCGGATGA
- the edn3b gene encoding endothelin-3b isoform X2, whose translation MLLKILAIILLQGVVTYDVLDKSEVNSGRPSDSSSVSADLHLYEATEAKSRPKRCTCYSYKDKECVYYCHLDIIWINTPERTVPYGMSSYRGLQRGRRAVGGQPVACDGGKTQRCICVELDADPECRDFCLSSALQTVPVRSLHKVIRPG comes from the exons ATGCTACTTAAAATATTGGCAATAATTCTCTTGCAAG GTGTCGTGACGTACGATGTCTTGGACAAATCAGAGGTCAACTCTGGACGTCCCTCTGACTCCAGCAGCGTCTCCGCGGATTTACATCTGTATGAGGCAACGGAGGCAAAGTCTAGACCCAAGCGCTGCACCTGTTATTCCTACAAGGATAAAGAGTGCGTCTACTATTGCCACCTGGATATCATTTGGATCAACACCCCCGA ACGCACAGTGCCCTATGGAATGTCAAGCTACAGAGGCCTTCAGCGAGGCAGACGTGCGGTTGGTGGACAACCAGTGGCATGTGATGGGGGAAAGACTCAGCGCTGCATTTGTGTTGAGCTTGACGCAGATCCTGAATGCCGTGACTTTTGTCTGTCAAG tGCCCTGCAGACAGTGCCTGTCAGGAGCCTCCACAAAGTTATTCGCCCCGGATGA